One genomic segment of Stenotrophomonas sp. 704A1 includes these proteins:
- a CDS encoding response regulator transcription factor: protein MRLLVIEDNRQLVANLFDYFESRGHVLDVAPDGVTGLHLAGSHPYDAVILDWMLPRMEGPEVLRRLRAEHASEVPVIMLTARDELPDKIAGFRAGADDYLTKPFALPELEVRLEALLLRAQGRNPRKRLQVGDLVLDLATLEAQRGGQVLHLYPACRKLLEVLMRASPGAVTRQQLEFALWGDEPPDGDLLRSHVYELRRSVDGPFNDKLIHTLPRVGYRLAASAGGEAGHDHPGA, encoded by the coding sequence ATGCGCCTGTTGGTGATCGAGGACAACCGCCAGTTGGTGGCCAACCTGTTCGATTATTTCGAGTCGCGTGGACACGTGCTCGACGTCGCCCCCGACGGCGTCACCGGCCTGCACCTGGCCGGCAGCCATCCCTACGACGCGGTCATCCTGGACTGGATGCTGCCGCGCATGGAAGGGCCCGAAGTCCTGCGGCGGCTGCGCGCCGAGCATGCCTCCGAAGTACCGGTGATCATGTTGACCGCGCGTGATGAACTGCCGGACAAGATCGCCGGGTTCCGTGCCGGCGCCGACGATTACCTGACCAAGCCGTTCGCCCTGCCGGAACTGGAGGTGCGCCTGGAAGCGCTGTTGCTGCGCGCGCAGGGCCGCAATCCGCGCAAGCGCCTGCAGGTGGGTGACCTGGTGCTGGACCTGGCCACGCTGGAGGCGCAGCGTGGCGGCCAGGTGCTGCATCTGTACCCGGCCTGCCGCAAGCTGCTGGAAGTGCTGATGCGGGCCAGCCCGGGCGCGGTCACCCGCCAGCAGCTCGAGTTCGCCCTGTGGGGTGACGAGCCGCCCGATGGCGACCTGCTGCGTTCGCATGTGTACGAACTGCGCCGCAGCGTCGATGGCCCGTTCAATGACAAGTTGATCCACACGCTGCCGCGGGTCGGCTACCGGCTGGCCGCCAGCGCAGGGGGAGAGGCCGGCCATGACCACCCAGGCGCGTAA